The Candidatus Zixiibacteriota bacterium region TTGGCTCAACTAGGCTGGAGAAGAAGACCAAAAGCGGCAAGATTCTGGTAATAGATGACGAGGCTGAGATCACCGAGATAGTCGAGACGTTTCTCAAGGATGCCGGGTATCAGGTTCTGGTGGAGAATTCCAGCGTAATGGGGATAGAAAGGGCTAAAAGCTTCAGGCCGGACCTGATACTTTTAGATATAATGATGCCTTTTATGGACGGGTATGAGGTATGCGAAGAACTGAAGAAAAACAAGGAGACAGAAAATATCCCGGTAATCTTCCTCACCGGCAAGGATGCCAGATCAGATGAAGGAAAAAGCTTCAAGGCAGGCGGGGACATGTTCATCAAAA contains the following coding sequences:
- a CDS encoding response regulator, which produces MNLTKNPSPIGSTRLEKKTKSGKILVIDDEAEITEIVETFLKDAGYQVLVENSSVMGIERAKSFRPDLILLDIMMPFMDGYEVCEELKKNKETENIPVIFLTGKDARSDEGKSFKAGGDMFIKKPFNCERLLEIVRIVLLSINK